TGTAGTTCTTTCCTTCTACACTATAATCAACTAAATTTTCTTTGTAGAGTTCATCGAGCCTTCTTTTAACAAAAGTTTGATTTGTCTTTAGCCTTCTAGCTATTTCCCTAATATGGCTTTCTTCCTTAAGAAGTGCAAGCACTATATCATATTCGTTACAATTTTGTAACATATGTAACAAAATTATTACAATATTATTTAAATCTTTTTGTTAAACTAATCATATGGAAATGTTCGCTAAAATAAAAATTGCGATGGCACCTAAATAATAAATTTATTTTTTTATTTAATAATTCTGAACCATATTACCTAAGGCACCTAACAATTTAAGAAAAGTATATTAGTGTGTGCTTCTTTTTTTTATACCAATTAAGGTCATTCCTACAATATTATCGTTTTCTTCATTATATCTTATTATAACGCCATTTCCCAAATCCTCACTAATTGCCTTTGAGGGTTTTCCAAAACTGAGGTATAGGACATCCACTTCTTCATCGTAATCAAACTCAACGTCACTGTAAATTTTCTTTATGCCTTCAATCATATTTATTTTCTGGCTTCCCATAATATTTCTCTCTCCCTTAACTTTTTCGTTATATATGCAGTTATGATAAAGCCATCCACTTCATCTTTATAAGGAACAACTATATACTTTCCTTCTTGACCTTTTATTTTCTTTATAGATATTGATTCCCCAAAATCACCATTAATACCTTATCAGGGTGTTCAATGGTATTGAGAACTTCATCAACAAGGAAAACCATTTCTGGATGGCTTGAGGTAATATGAACCCATCTTTCTTCCGTTAATCGTATCCTATTCCCTTTATAGGATAAGGCTTCCTTCGTCAGCAATAGTGTGCATATTAAGTTAATAAAAGTTTTTATCCAACGATGGGCCGCGATATTCTGAATCACTTCTTTCCTTTTGAAAAGAACTCAATAGCTTCTTCTAGCTCTTTGTGTGACTTGGCGTATTCTCTTATGTCAATTCCTTTTTGATATGCTTCGCATGCCTGGACCAGTGCCTTTGCACCGGCTGTTGTACCTCTTGGATGTGCGTGACAACCTGCTCCCATTGTTGTGATAAAGTCAACATTTCCCATTACGTCGATAAAGGGTTTTAGTAAAGTTGGGTTTAGCCCTCCAGAGATAATTGGGCAGCACTTTTTCATGCCTCTCCAGCTGTCATCTTCTAAAATAACGTGGTGTGCAGTATCTGCCTGAGCAAGAGCCACGGCATCTTTGTCACCTTCAAATATCTTTGACCATTCCTGCTCAAAGAAGTGCCCTTTGTCTTTAAAATGCAAAATATTAACTGCAGCAACTATATCTTCTTCTGGGCTACCTTTCATCTTTCCAACACCCGCAGTTCCAGTATGGATCCCTGATGCGCCGGCAAGTCTTGCAAATTTAGAGAGGACCAATACTGAAAATCCTAAAGGATTTTCTGGCCTAGTAAAAGCGCCATGTGCCGCTCTGTGGAAGTGTATGAATACATCAGGATATTTTCTCCTTAATGTTTGGACTGCCATCCAGCCAGCTGTTATTCCATCAATTAAGAATGCGTAACTTCCAGGCTCAAATCCAGCATTTCTTATAAGTTCGCATCTTTCAATCATCGTGTCATAATCTGCAGCAGAAACATTAAAGGAGTGGACTTTTTTCTCCCCTGTTTCCTTGACCGCTTTGTCCATCGCCTCTTTGACATTCTTTACCATCTTATCATATGGACAGAAATCCTGGTTAGCCTGTGGCTCGTCATTTTTAACAAAATCTCCTCCACCTACCCAGAAATCATAGGCTGCTTCTGCATACTCTGCCGAAGTTAGTCCCATTTTTGGTTTAATAATAGTTCCAAGAATTGGCCTATCGTAGACGTTTAGATATTTTCGCATGTCATCAAGAGTATAGCTTGGCCCGTCATACTGTTCAAGCATAGCTGGAGGAAACCAGACATCAAGTAGCTTTAGTGCACTTACTTCCTTCATCCCAAGGACATTTCCAACTACATAAGTCAATATATTCTGTACATTTCCTCCCCTGTCAAACAGCCTCCATGGATAGGCGATCCAGACAAGATTCTTATCCTGATCAATTTGATAAACTAGGGCGTTCATCTCCTTTGAGAAGGGAGTTTCTGTTTTTACATTGAAATTTGTGCCTGTGGAGGACTCTGCTGCAACTTCTGCTGCCGCTTGGAGTATATTTAGGCTTCCTCCAGATAATAAATGAAAAACTCCAAGGAGAT
This DNA window, taken from Methanofastidiosum sp., encodes the following:
- a CDS encoding ribulose-bisphosphate carboxylase codes for the protein MEKINEEQLIKTLNIHQNGYVNFDLPNPKNGEYLLGVFHLLSGGSLNILQAAAEVAAESSTGTNFNVKTETPFSKEMNALVYQIDQDKNLVWIAYPWRLFDRGGNVQNILTYVVGNVLGMKEVSALKLLDVWFPPAMLEQYDGPSYTLDDMRKYLNVYDRPILGTIIKPKMGLTSAEYAEAAYDFWVGGGDFVKNDEPQANQDFCPYDKMVKNVKEAMDKAVKETGEKKVHSFNVSAADYDTMIERCELIRNAGFEPGSYAFLIDGITAGWMAVQTLRRKYPDVFIHFHRAAHGAFTRPENPLGFSVLVLSKFARLAGASGIHTGTAGVGKMKGSPEEDIVAAVNILHFKDKGHFFEQEWSKIFEGDKDAVALAQADTAHHVILEDDSWRGMKKCCPIISGGLNPTLLKPFIDVMGNVDFITTMGAGCHAHPRGTTAGAKALVQACEAYQKGIDIREYAKSHKELEEAIEFFSKGKK
- a CDS encoding DUF2283 domain-containing protein yields the protein MGSQKINMIEGIKKIYSDVEFDYDEEVDVLYLSFGKPSKAISEDLGNGVIIRYNEENDNIVGMTLIGIKKRSTH